The DNA segment AAACCTTTGCACAGTCTCTGATACAGCAAAGTCTCATTTAACTTCTTGCCTGAACATCATAACGCATTTCCCTCTCAAGCCCTATCCGTTGTCTTCAGCCCATAAGCTGTTCAATGGTGATCACCACAGGAGGATTAGCATTTGACTCTGTGCTGACTGATCAACAGCCTCTTCATGCCACCAAGATCTGAATTGAAGGAATTCAACAAAGGAAGTCCTGGCCAGCCTGTTCCAATCAGGATGTATGTactggtttaaataagaatgtcaacacacacacacacacacacacacacacacacacacacacacacacacacacacacacacacactatatttgaatgcttagtcataaGGAAGTGGTATtcttagaaggattaggagatgtttTCTTATTGGAGTAGTTGTAGTTTTCTGggaagaagcatgtcactgggtgagggctttgaggtttcaaatgctgaAGCCAGGCCCtatggttctctctcttcctgctgcctgtggatccagatgtagaactttcagctacttttccagcaccatgtctgtcccCCTGCTCCCCAGCATGATgtcaatggactaaacttctgaaagggtaagcaagccccaattccATGCTTGCtattgtaagagttgccatggtcctggtctctctccacagcaatagagcagtgactaagagagaagaaggaagtagggagtggggtattgctgtggcaGGTCTGACCATGTTTCTTGTTGGtgaaatgtggactttgggactttggatcaGGAAAGCAGTTGACCACTTTAATCAGGAGTTAATGGACTAGAGTTGTGGAAGACAGTGATCCTGAGAGCATTGGAGATTTGGAAGGACCACATCCAAACATTTCcaaggagaagaatattagtgaATTGCCTACTGGcagttcttgtgatattttgagtATGAAAGGGGATGCTTTATGTTCTTGACCAAAACATCTTCTTGAAGCTAACATGAAGACTTTAGGATTAAAAGCATTATAAGGGGAGATCTCAAGAAAACTTACTATTGACTGTGTTGTGTAGTAATTAATGGTCACCTATGTTACAGGTCTATAATATTAAGAAGCAAGTTGGAcaaggagaaatacaaaatgtatagttGGAGGGAAAAAGCAGCACCAAGACCTGTAAACGAGTtaagtccagtgctcaaggagattaaaaagtttaaagaaaagcctgatgctacaTGGAATAAAGGTAGTAGAAGCCTCAGGACAAGACCCCACCACACtaagcctagtctacatagcgagtcccaggacagcctgagctacataagagaGAGCCTTTCTCAAAAACATAACAAAGAAGACCCTCACATTGAAAAAACACAATGTACTAGTATGGAAAGAAGAGAGTTAACTGGAGGAGGTATTTAGGTTATGAGGGCTCTGTCACAGTGAATGGATCAATGGGACCATAAAAGGCTGGGTGTGATACAAAATGGGATGAGTGGATAAAGTCTTGCCATGCAAGTATGATGAGCACAGTTAAgatccagcatccacataaaaaccaGGCGGCTGTGGTAGACCTCTTGTAATCCCTGTACTCTGGACGCAGAGACAGGAAACCCCTGAGAGCAGGCCTGGCCAGCTCTGTTTTCAGTGAGAGAACAGGACTAGGTAAAAATGTTATTAAGAAAGACATCCAGGGCCAACCACTGGCCAAGCACTGGGACCACACACACCAAGAGAAgcgaagaaaaacaaaactaaagaagtTTGTGAGTGCATTTGCCTCAGGGCTCAGGTGAGGAAGCAATTCTTCTCCACTTGCCTTTCTGCATTCTGCTATTTGAGGACCTGTCAATAAGTTCCTCAGTATGTGTGAGAAGAGAGCTACTTGATGTTGGTCTTCCTGgattccagaactgtgagacattgCCAGGGGTCAGGAGGGATGGATAGGGACACCTTTGGTTTCTGCAATATACAGAGGAGTTTGTACTCCATATCACAGAAAGGAATCTGCATGCTTCTGCTTAAAAGCTTAATATGTATAAGTTAATAAGCTAACAGCTTGATATGTATACATGATTAATcgtttgtttgttctgagttaaCCCTACCACCACCACGCCCTGACGCCCCTGGAGGAGTACAAGGTTGATACCAGCTGTAACTAACTACACTCAGCATTTCAAAACATGCCTGAAACCAGACATCCAGAGAAGGAGGCCAGAGTGAGAAGGATGGTAGCTGGAGAAGCCTCAGAAATGTGGCTAATCAGAGGGTCCCCAGAGAGGCAAGACAGAGCTCCAGAAGAATTGCCATGTCTTGTCAGTCCCCCTGCCCTCCATAATGAGATGAGTTATGAGGCAGTGTGCGATCTATGTTGCTGTTTTGGGGAAGTTGATCTGCCGCCTTCTCAGCTCTCCTAAGAAGAGCAGAACTTCCAAGACTCAATTCCTGTCTCTGCTGCTTGGCTTTTGTAGTGACAGACTGCATGAAAACCGGTCTAGTTACAAAGAAACTTTCTGCTCTTATTATTTATCCAGCCCAGTCCGTTTTGTTACAGCAGTACAAAATGGACTAAGACCGATATCAGATCTTTCTCCATGACAAAATGATCACCAAGTAAGGGCAAGCAATCCCTCCACagttccctctcctttcttcaccAGGGCAGCCAGCACAGCAAAGAATAGGGAAGGGGTAAACTGAGCAAACAAAACCACTGGCAGTCAGTTCAGTGACTGTTAGTAGCTCAAGGAGCCTGGTGTGACCACAGACAGACATAGCGACCTGCAGGGTACAGTGTTCAGTGTGGGAGCCACACAAAGGCTGTGTCTCTGGATACCGTTTACCACCTCCACAAATGTTCCGTGAAACTCGAGCACTTAGTACTTATGCCTGCCCAAGGTAAAGTGGTGAGGATTCAATAGTGCATCTTCCTGAGATTTGGCCCTTTGAGGCATGAGGTGGCCAGAGGTCTCTGTACTTCACTCAAGCCATGACAGAGGAGAAACTGGGTAAGAGAGCCAGCTGGAATGCAGACTGCACAGGAGGTATGCCAGCTCTGTCTCTTGCTCTCTGTGTGATGCCCAGATCCCTAACAAGACACCATCACTGCAGTCGAAGACAGACACTTGTTAAAATGATGGGGCTAAGAGAGAGgctgaaaagagggagggagtaTAGAAGAATACACAGGATACTGTCTGACACCTACTAACCAAACTGACAGTGTACACTGCCGTGTTCTAAACACACCCTGAATCACCATTCTGAATTCAGGCCTATGAACTTCAACAGAGTTTATATTAACTCTCGTTTATATGAACTCTCCCAAGGAGTTGGGAGACAGTTCTGCCATGCTCAGCTTAACTCTTGACCCTGGATGAGATAGCAGCAAGCTTGGAAGTTGAGAAACTCGCCTGTTCTCAGGCTGCTTCTgttgccaggagacatggagattTTTGGAGGAAGGCAGCTCTGGCTTCTCTCCTGACAGGGCAGCCTGATACAAACATGGTTTGGTTTCATCTCCCAGGACGCGGTCTCTGGCCGGGTATACTTCACAGGATACCTTATGGGGCAGTGTAGATTTAAATCTTTAGGCCGCTTGAAATGAAAAGTATGTGTCTAAATACCGACACAACTTTGAAATAATTCAGTAGTGCTCTGGTTCTCATGAAGCTGGCACACACGCTGGTCATGTTCACTAGCCTGACATACAAGTCTATGAGGAATGGCCACTGGCTCCCTCTGCCCGCACATCAATGTCAACCCACGGAGCTCCAGTCATTCCCCATTGATTGCTCGGGACTCTCCTGTGGGCAGGAGGATACTCTTCCAACCTCACAGCCTGACTGTTTTGGAGGACAGTCCCATGGAATTCAGTGCTCCAAGAGTGACTGGACTGTGTTCTCATTGTGCCGTCTCAGTAGCTTCTCTGtggccatgacaaaacaccacaaccaaggcaacttacaaatgaaacatttcattTGAGGCTCACATTTGCAGAGAGTGAGAGTCCCTGCCcaacatggcagggagcatggcagcaggcaggtagcaTGGCGTTGAGTCTGTCGCTGAGAGCTTACCTCTGATGCACAGGAATCAGGCAGAGAGGAGATGACTGGGAATGGACTGGGCTATGGAAACCTCAAGACTCACtccctgtgacacacctcctccaacaaggccacatgccctaatccttccaaacatttccaactggggaccaagagtTTGAATACATGAGCCAATGGGGGACATTCCCTTTTAAACCACCATGCCCTCCCACTCCACCCCATCCAATCCCACTCCACCCTGCTTCCCAAATCTCCACGGGGCTGAGCTCCTCCTGTTAGAGTCTAGCCTACCGGTCAGGGATTTTCCAGCTCTGACaagaaacaaaataccaccacccTGCATTCTAAGGTCACTCTTCTTTCATAAGTATGTTTATTATTTGGCATTGACAATGAGGCACTCCATCAGAAATTCCCGTGTGGGAGGATATTACTCTACTGTTAAGGAGCAGCTACACGTGATTAATCTAGCATAGTTGAATATCTTGTTTATACAGAAGGTAAAATGGTGAACCACCATGGTCGGACTCCATCTTTCTCCTCACACTCTACAGTTGCAGATTCTTGAACCTGGATCAAAGGGCACAAAAGCACGTGGACATCCACAAGGCCACAGACACTGTCACTGTACTAATAAGGAAGTAGGTAGAaagacagagatccaggcaggAAAGTGTCAACATGCATCACAGGAGCATAGGAGATAAGCTGAGGACCAGGGGTGTGTAGTCTCCTTTACACTAGAACGCTTCACAGTACTCCACAAATAACAGGCAGGAAAGCGGAGGTCCTCCTGGGAATGGGTCACATCTCATGCCTGGAAGATGTTGGTGAAACCGCGCAGGCCTGGGGAGTCCCGCAAGGGACAGCTGAGTATTTTGTCCCACAAAGGAGCCTACACGCAGAAGCTGACAACGAAGCACTGTGTGGATCATTGGGGTCTCTGTGTCTCCTGAAGATGAGCACCTCAGTTTTCTTCCAACCACTGCTTGAACAGCTTCTGGAACCTCTTCTTGCTTTCCAGCTGGCACTTCTCTTCTGGATGCcacagcctctgctgctgctgctgctgctgctgctgctgctgctgaggctgctgaggctgctggggctgctggggctgctgctgctgctgctgcgcccCCTCTGGCAGGAGGCTGCTTCTCTCAGCTCCCAGGCTGAGCGTAAGGCCACCAAGTCCCTGCACTAGTGTATCCCAGGAGGAAGGACTGGAGGCCCCATCCATTTCCCCAATAACATTTTGCCCACGGGCCTGGCAATACCGACATTCACATCGGAACCAACTCTGAGCTCTGTTGCCCGAGCGGAAGATTCTGCTGTCCTTTTCCGCTGGGTAAGGTGCCCTGTGATCTCGGCGCCTGCGTCTCAAGTGTCGCAGGAATGCTTTCGTCTTCTGAGGGAAACCCAGGAGTCCACAGCGCTGCTCCAGGCAGTTATTCTGCTCCATGCACTGCCTCTGGAGCAGCCCCTCTGCCAAAGGTGTAGGGGCGCTGGAGCCAGGGTTGGTGCTCAGGCCACTGAGGTCCAACCTCAGCTGTTCTAAGGAGATGATGTGAGAGGATGCAGAGCCTTCCTGGGAGGTCTCCACAATGGTCACTTGAGAAGACCCAGAAATCAATGCTGAGTCCCATTTCTGGAGGGGATCCATGGGGGCTAGTCTGAGCTGGAGGCCACAGCAGGCCTGGTCTACTCAGGAAGTGGAAGGTGGTGGGTTCTATGATAACTAGAAGGTAGGGAGGACGAATGTGTGCAGCCAGAAGTAGCCAGACTGTAATGAAAGGTgacaaggggtgggggagagaaatcCCATGGTTATTCATGTTATTTCACCTTTCTGTGCTGCATCTTCCTAGACGGAAACTGGACCTCTGTCCAAATTTCTAGACTAATGCCAGAGTTTGGGAATGGATAACAGAGACAAGGCCAGAATGGCATCAcacacctgaggcaggaggatcacaaatagAGATTATCCAGAGTAATACTTACTCAGTTGTCtgtctgaaataaagaaaaaggaatgtgctggagagacggctcagagattaagagacGGCCCAGGCT comes from the Peromyscus maniculatus bairdii isolate BWxNUB_F1_BW_parent chromosome X, HU_Pman_BW_mat_3.1, whole genome shotgun sequence genome and includes:
- the LOC143270661 gene encoding protein FAM156A/FAM156B-like, producing MDPLQKWDSALISGSSQVTIVETSQEGSASSHIISLEQLRLDLSGLSTNPGSSAPTPLAEGLLQRQCMEQNNCLEQRCGLLGFPQKTKAFLRHLRRRRRDHRAPYPAEKDSRIFRSGNRAQSWFRCECRYCQARGQNVIGEMDGASSPSSWDTLVQGLGGLTLSLGAERSSLLPEGAQQQQQQPQQPQQPQQPQQQQQQQQQQQQRLWHPEEKCQLESKKRFQKLFKQWLEEN